A genomic window from Variovorax paradoxus includes:
- a CDS encoding YihY family inner membrane protein has translation MIAAMNRRQLWRDLSRFPWRNTAAVLGERFREDRLGLTASSLTFTTTIAMVPFFTVALALFTVFPMFAKMQGRLQRWLIESLIPDNIARQVLGYLNQFASKASGLGIAGLIVLLITAIALILTIDKTLNNIWRVRSPRPFAQRVLIYWAAITLGPIILAVSLSTTSYVVSATSDVVGRGMVKLFFDTFEFALLAVGMTSLYHYVPNTNVRWSHAWAGGIFVAAAIEIAKRVLAYYLSLVPTYSVLYGAFATVPILLVWIYVAWVIVLLGAVIAAYLPSLLTGVARRGGTAGWPLQLAMEALQHLARAQATPAKGMGATELVTRMRVDALQLAPVLETLVALDWIAPLAEEPANEDPRYVMLADPSTPIEPLLKELLMPQAEPLEDLWQKGPLRSLRLGDVLLI, from the coding sequence ACACCGCAGCGGTGCTGGGCGAGCGTTTTCGCGAAGACCGGCTCGGCCTCACGGCCAGCAGCCTGACCTTCACCACCACCATCGCGATGGTGCCGTTCTTCACCGTGGCGCTGGCGCTGTTCACCGTGTTCCCGATGTTCGCGAAGATGCAGGGCCGCCTGCAGCGCTGGCTCATCGAGAGCCTGATTCCCGACAACATCGCGCGGCAGGTGCTGGGCTACCTGAACCAGTTCGCGAGCAAGGCCAGCGGGCTGGGCATCGCGGGCCTGATCGTGCTGCTGATCACCGCCATCGCGCTGATCCTCACCATCGACAAGACGCTCAACAACATCTGGCGCGTGCGCTCGCCGCGGCCGTTCGCGCAGCGGGTGCTCATTTACTGGGCGGCCATCACGCTGGGGCCGATCATCCTTGCGGTGAGCCTGTCGACCACTTCGTACGTGGTCTCTGCCACCAGCGACGTGGTGGGGCGCGGCATGGTCAAGCTGTTCTTCGACACCTTCGAGTTCGCGCTGCTCGCGGTCGGCATGACCTCGCTGTACCACTACGTGCCCAACACCAATGTGCGCTGGTCGCATGCCTGGGCCGGCGGCATTTTCGTGGCGGCCGCCATCGAAATCGCCAAGCGCGTGCTGGCCTACTACCTGAGCCTGGTGCCGACCTATTCGGTGCTGTACGGCGCCTTTGCCACGGTGCCGATCCTGCTGGTGTGGATCTACGTGGCCTGGGTGATCGTGCTGCTCGGCGCGGTCATCGCGGCCTACTTGCCGAGCCTGCTCACGGGCGTGGCACGGCGCGGTGGCACTGCCGGCTGGCCCTTGCAACTGGCAATGGAAGCGCTGCAGCACCTGGCCCGCGCGCAGGCCACGCCGGCCAAGGGCATGGGCGCGACCGAACTGGTCACGCGCATGCGGGTCGATGCGCTGCAACTGGCGCCGGTGCTCGAAACGCTGGTGGCGCTCGACTGGATCGCACCGCTGGCGGAAGAGCCCGCCAACGAAGACCCGCGCTACGTGATGCTCGCGGACCCATCGACGCCCATCGAGCCGCTGCTGAAGGAACTGCTGATGCCACAGGCCGAGCCGCTCGAAGACCTCTGGCAGAAGGGTCCGCTGCGCTCGCTGCGCCTGGGCGACGTGCTCCTGATCTAG